GGCGAAGTTGTTCGAGACGCGGGTGCCCATCTTGCCGCCGGCACCGATCACGGCGACGGTGACGTCGGCCGTGCCGGACCCGGCAGCGACGGTGTGCGTGGTGGTGGCGGTGTCGGTCATGATTCCTTGCTCCTGATGTGGTCGATGGTGTGCTGGGTCCACTCCGCCTCGGTGCGGGTGGTGGTCTGTGCGGGGGTCTCGTCGCCGTCCGGCTCGGCCCCGGCCGCGGCGTCCTGCCACGGGAGCCAGAACTCGACCACGCGGTTGATCCCCCGGGTGTCCGGGTGGATCGCGGCGCTGACGCCCGCGTAGTCGAGGAGGCCGGTCCCCGTACGGACGCCGGTGTACTGAAAGCCGACCCATCCGGGCGACCGGGTGAACGCAGCGTCCTTGACGTGCCAGTTGCGGACGTACGGTGCGGTCAGAGCGACGACCTCGGCGGGGCGTTCGAGCCGCGCGACGGTGTTCGCGGGGTCGAGGCAGATGCCGAGGTGGTCGGAGTCGATCGCCGCGACGACGGCGACGAGGTCCGCGGTCGCGACGACCTC
This is a stretch of genomic DNA from Curtobacterium sp. 458. It encodes these proteins:
- a CDS encoding sugar phosphate isomerase/epimerase family protein — protein: MTSLLGLSTYAYSWRMSDRVPDPMSLDDAMRDAASHDGVDLFQVCDHLPLDTASDERLAAIRTLADDLGLTLEVGTRGTHPDHLARYLHVAQQLGATLVRSMWTSGDDQPDATETERRLRTALPAYERAGVTLALETYEVVATADLVAVVAAIDSDHLGICLDPANTVARLERPAEVVALTAPYVRNWHVKDAAFTRSPGWVGFQYTGVRTGTGLLDYAGVSAAIHPDTRGINRVVEFWLPWQDAAAGAEPDGDETPAQTTTRTEAEWTQHTIDHIRSKES